From Daucus carota subsp. sativus chromosome 6, DH1 v3.0, whole genome shotgun sequence, the proteins below share one genomic window:
- the LOC108225213 gene encoding bifunctional dTDP-4-dehydrorhamnose 3,5-epimerase/dTDP-4-dehydrorhamnose reductase isoform X1, whose amino-acid sequence MRSILKRESYGMAILNGNISSSSPQHASYKFLIYGKGWVGGLLGKICEKQGICEKQGIPFEYGKGRLENREQLLADIQTVKPTHVLNAGCVTGKPNVDWCETHKTEIIRTNVAGTLNLAEVCREHGLLMMNYATGCIYEYDAKHPEGSGIGFKEEETPNFHGSFYSKTKAMVEELLKEFDNVCTLRGRMPISSDLNKPGNFINKITRHNKVINIPNSMSVIDELLPISIEMVKRNLTGIWNFTNPGVISHNEVLELYKEYIDPAFKWSNFILEEQAKVVVAARSNNELDVSKLKAEFPELLSIKDSLIKYVFEPNKKV is encoded by the exons ATGAGAAGTATTCTAAAACGGGAGAGCTATG GCATGGCAATTTTGAATGGGAATATTAGTAGCAGTTCTCCGCAACACGCATCATACAAGTTCCTGATCTATGGTAAAGGCTGGGTTGGCGGTCTACTGGGAAAAATCTGCGAGAAACAAGGAATCTGCGAGAAACAAGGAATTCCATTCGAGTATGGAAAAGGACGTCTGGAGAATCGAGAACAGCTTTTGGCTGATATTCAGACTGTTAAGCCCACGCATGTTCTTAATGCTGGTTGTGTAACTGGAAAGCCCAATGTTGATTGGTGCGAAACTCATAAGACAGAAATTATTCGTACTAATGTTGCAGGTACACTGAATTTAGCTGAAGTCTGCAGAGAGCATGGACTCCTGATGATGAATTATGCTACTGGATGCATATATGAGTACGACGCCAAACATCCAGAAGGTTCTGGCATTGGGTTTAAAGAAGAAGAAACGCCTAATTTTCACGGCTccttttattcaaaaactaagGCCATG GTTGAAGAGCTATTGAAAGAATTTGACAATGTATGCACGCTCAGAGGACGGATGCCAATATCTTCGGACCTCAACAAACCAGGAAACTTCATCAACAAAATCACACGTCATAATAAGGTGATCAACATTCCCAACAGTATGAGCGTGATAGATGAACTTCTTCCTATCTCAATTGAGATGGTCAAGCGCAATCTCACGGGAATATGGAACTTCACCAACCCTGGTGTGATAAGCCATAATGAGGTTCTGGAGCTGTACAAAGAATATATAGATCCAGCTTTTAAATggtccaacttcattctagaagAGCAAGCCAAGGTTGTAGTAGCAGCTCGGAGCAATAACGAGTTGGATGTGTCCAAGCTTAAGGCCGAGTTTCCTGAGTTGCTATCAATTAAAGATTCGCTGATCAAATATGTCTTTGAGCCTAATAAAAAGGTTTAG
- the LOC108225213 gene encoding bifunctional dTDP-4-dehydrorhamnose 3,5-epimerase/dTDP-4-dehydrorhamnose reductase isoform X2 gives MAILNGNISSSSPQHASYKFLIYGKGWVGGLLGKICEKQGICEKQGIPFEYGKGRLENREQLLADIQTVKPTHVLNAGCVTGKPNVDWCETHKTEIIRTNVAGTLNLAEVCREHGLLMMNYATGCIYEYDAKHPEGSGIGFKEEETPNFHGSFYSKTKAMVEELLKEFDNVCTLRGRMPISSDLNKPGNFINKITRHNKVINIPNSMSVIDELLPISIEMVKRNLTGIWNFTNPGVISHNEVLELYKEYIDPAFKWSNFILEEQAKVVVAARSNNELDVSKLKAEFPELLSIKDSLIKYVFEPNKKV, from the exons ATGGCAATTTTGAATGGGAATATTAGTAGCAGTTCTCCGCAACACGCATCATACAAGTTCCTGATCTATGGTAAAGGCTGGGTTGGCGGTCTACTGGGAAAAATCTGCGAGAAACAAGGAATCTGCGAGAAACAAGGAATTCCATTCGAGTATGGAAAAGGACGTCTGGAGAATCGAGAACAGCTTTTGGCTGATATTCAGACTGTTAAGCCCACGCATGTTCTTAATGCTGGTTGTGTAACTGGAAAGCCCAATGTTGATTGGTGCGAAACTCATAAGACAGAAATTATTCGTACTAATGTTGCAGGTACACTGAATTTAGCTGAAGTCTGCAGAGAGCATGGACTCCTGATGATGAATTATGCTACTGGATGCATATATGAGTACGACGCCAAACATCCAGAAGGTTCTGGCATTGGGTTTAAAGAAGAAGAAACGCCTAATTTTCACGGCTccttttattcaaaaactaagGCCATG GTTGAAGAGCTATTGAAAGAATTTGACAATGTATGCACGCTCAGAGGACGGATGCCAATATCTTCGGACCTCAACAAACCAGGAAACTTCATCAACAAAATCACACGTCATAATAAGGTGATCAACATTCCCAACAGTATGAGCGTGATAGATGAACTTCTTCCTATCTCAATTGAGATGGTCAAGCGCAATCTCACGGGAATATGGAACTTCACCAACCCTGGTGTGATAAGCCATAATGAGGTTCTGGAGCTGTACAAAGAATATATAGATCCAGCTTTTAAATggtccaacttcattctagaagAGCAAGCCAAGGTTGTAGTAGCAGCTCGGAGCAATAACGAGTTGGATGTGTCCAAGCTTAAGGCCGAGTTTCCTGAGTTGCTATCAATTAAAGATTCGCTGATCAAATATGTCTTTGAGCCTAATAAAAAGGTTTAG
- the LOC108225212 gene encoding uncharacterized protein LOC108225212: MEVHYEKYLASLCVMIMLMCSVSWVRGGDVTAIGDPGMKRDGLRVAIEAWNQCNEVGEEAPDMGSPRQADCFDLLPHHSTPTSSLPFELIHRVNQTDNMYGIMNAQKQGLKDIDLDKYAAWKEVYLGTKCQVSDKPTPWQFWMIMLKSGNMDTLAAVCPENGKKAQPFPQESRFPCFGQGCMNMPRIYHDYTSVQGNSSMKGRFYGTWDLSANITTAKTANETSYYSVTWEKEIGRKGSWVFHHFLKTSTNYPWLMLYLRSDATNGFSGGYHYQTRGMTKIVPKSPHFKVRFTLDIKQGGGPKSQFYLMDIGSCWKNNGQPCDGDVTTDVTRYSEMIINPGTEAWCKPDDLGKCPPYHTLLNGTKIHRSDTRDFPYDAYHIYCSPGNAEHIESPFNYCDAYSNPQPQEILQILPHPVWGEYGYPIRKGQGWVNDSRTWELDVGRLSQSLYFYQDPGAAPFERHWPSIDLGTEIYISDNQVAEWTVSDFDIIVPDTQSAEA; the protein is encoded by the exons ATGGAAGTGcattatgaaaaatatttagCGTCCTTGTGTGTGATGATTATGTTAATGTGTTCAGTTTCATGGGTGAGAGGAGGAGATGTGACGGCTATAGGCGATCCGGGGATGAAGAGGGACGGGCTAAGAGTGGCGATAGAGGCATGGAATCAGTGTAATGAGGTTGGTGAAGAAGCTCCTGATATGGGCAGTCCGCGCCAGGCTGATTGCTTTGATCTTCTGCCTCATCATTCTACTCCTACATCATCTCTTCCAT TTGAGTTGATCCACAGAGTGAACCAGACGGATAACATGTATGGGATTATGAATGCGCAGAAGCAAGGACTGAAGGATATCGATCTTGATAAATACGCAGCTTGGAAAGAGGTTTATTTGGGAACCAAATGCCAGGTTTCAGATAAGCCTACACCATGGCAGTTTTGGATGATCATGCTCAAGAGTGGCAACATGGACACATTAGCTGCTGTGTGCCCTGAAAACGGGAAGAAAGCGCAGCCCTTTCCACAAGAATCTCGGTTTCCTTGTTTTGGCCAAGGCTGCATGAACATGCCGAGGATATATCATGATTATACTAGTGTTCAGGGGAACAGTTCTATGAAGGGAAGATTTTACGGAACATGGGACTTATCTGCGAATATTACAACTGCCAAAACGGCAAATGAAACTTCTTATTACTCTGTTACTTGGGAGAAGGAGATTGGCAGAAAAGGAAGTTGGGTTTTTCATCATTTCTTGAAGACCTCAACGAACTATCCATGGTTGATGCTTTACTTGAGATCAGATGCTACCAACGGATTTTCAGGAGGGTATCATTACCAAACAAGAGGAATGACAAAAATT GTTCCGAAATCACCACATTTCAAAGTGAGATTCACACTGGATATAAAGCAAGGAGGAGGTCCTAAGAGCCAGTTCTACCTAATGGACATCGGAAGTTGTTGGAAGAACAATGGACAGCCTTGTGACGGAGATGTCACCACAGACGTGACACGCTATAGTGAGATGATCATCAATCCAGGCACAGAGGCATGGTGCAAGCCAGATGATCTGGGGAAATGTCCTCCTTACCACACTCTATTAAACGGGACTAAAATTCATCGTTCGGATACACGAGACTTCCCTTATGATGCTTATCATATTTACTGTTCCCCTGGAAATGCAGAGCATATTGAGAGCCCGTTTAACTACTGTGATGCTTATAGCAATCCGCAACCTCAGGAAATACTGCAGATTCTCCCACATCCGGTGTGGGGAGAATACGGATATCCAATACGGAAGGGGCAAGGCTGGGTTAATGACTCAAGAACTTGGGAACTTGATGTTGGCAGACTCTCACAATCACTTTATTTTTACCAG GATCCGGGAGCTGCGCCGTTTGAAAGGCATTGGCCATCAATTGACTTAGGAACTGAGATTTATATCAGTGATAACCAAGTGGCAGAGTGGACTGTCAGCGATTTCGACATCATAGTTCCTGATACACAATCTGCTGAGGCATAG